Proteins found in one Quercus robur chromosome 2, dhQueRobu3.1, whole genome shotgun sequence genomic segment:
- the LOC126715359 gene encoding DEAD-box ATP-dependent RNA helicase 37-like — protein sequence MYYTTTTMTWSDGVTESTQRPQTRPTQLPYLPPHLRNKSNNGAISSMPTSSLNDDYANNNANSYGFTTESTQLPLGRGGHGYGHRGRGGGRGGRGRFHQTQEQDPYNIASKFGELEVNVDDDSPESTNFAAYEDIPVEVSGSEVPSPASSFEEIDLGESLNRNIKRCKYVKPTPIQRHAIPIALAGRDLMACAQTGSGKTAAFCFPIIHAILKLNRSSKPGRVAFPLALILSPTRELACQIYEEAKKFAYQTRVRVVVAYGGAPIVHQLHNLEKGVDILVATPGRLVDMIERAKVSLSMIKCLALDEADRMLDMGFEPQIRKIVQQMDMPPCGSRQTMFFSATFPDEIQRLASDFLSNYIFLSVGRVGSSTDLIAQRVEFVPNMDKRNHLMNLLRGQEANGTHGKHALTLIFVETKRGADALEHWLSLNGFPAIAIHGDKVQMERERALKSFKSGYTPILVATDVASRGLDVPHVAHVINFDLPKDIDDYVHRIGRTGRAGKSGLATAFFSDQNMPLAKALVELLQEANQEVPLWLNDYAKRASNIVGGGRARRFGGSKFGGYDFRRDAQYEIENDPYSSTYGSFDGTTSSYDLSHTNSYAATGVDSYSTGSYGHEFSHETVEASGWD from the exons atgtattatacaacaacaacaatgacgTGGTCAGacggtgtgactgagtcaacCCAGAGGCCACAGACTCGCCCAACTCAACTCCCTTACTTGCCTCCACACCTCAGAAACAAGTCCAACAATGGTGCTATTTCCTCCATGCCCACTTCTTCTCTCAACGACGACTATGCCAACAACAACGCCAACTCGTACGGCTTTACTACTGAGTCAACTCAACTTCCACTCGGCCGAGGAGGTCATGGTTACGGCCACCGTGGCCGTGGTGGTGGCCGTGGAGGACGTGGACGGTTCCACCAAACCCAAGAGCAAGACCCGTACAATATCGCTTCCAAATTTGGGGAACTAGAGGTCAACGTTGACGACGACTCACCAGAGTCAACGAATTTCGCCGCCTACGAGGACATTCCGGTGGAGGTGAGTGGGTCGGAGGTACCATCGCCGGCGAGTAGCTTTGAGGAGATAGACTTGGGTGAGAGTCTGAATAGGAATATAAAGCGGTGCAAGTACGTGAAACCCACTCCGATTCAGCGTCACGCTATTCCCATAGCCTTGGCTGGTAGAGACCTCATGGCTTGTGCCCAAACTGGGTCTGGCAAAACCGCTGCGTTTTGCTTCCCAATCATCCACGCCATTCTCAAGCTCAACCGTTCTTCAAAGCCGGGTCGGGTCGCTTTCCCGCTCGCTCTCATTCTGTCCCCGACTAGAGAGTTGGCTTGtcag ATTTATGAGGAGGCGAAGAAGTTTGCGTATCAGACTCGGGTCAGGGTCGTTGTTGCCTATGGTGGGGCTCCGATTGTTCATCAG TTACATAACTTGGAAAAAGGTGTTGACATCTTAGTGGCCACTCCGGGGCGGTTAGTGGATATGATTGAGAGAGCCAAAGTTTCACTTAGTATGATAAAATGTTTGGCATTAGATGAGGCTGACCGGATGTTGGACATGGGTTTTGAGCCCCAGATCAGGAAGATTGTGCAGCAAATGGACATGCCTCCATGTGGTTCAAGGCAGACAATGTTTTTCAGTGCTACTTTCCCAGATGAGATACAG AGACTTGCATCGGATTTTCTTTCAAACTATATATTTCTGTCTGTTGGGAGAGTGGGTTCCAGCACTGATCTTATTGCTCAAAGAGTCGAATTTGTTCCCAATATGGATAAAAGAAACCATCTTATGAACCTCCTTCGAGGTCAAGAGGCAAATGGAACCCATGGCAAG CATGCCTTAACCTTAATATTTGTTGAGACAAAGAGAGGAGCAGATGCATTAGAACACTGGTTGTCTTTGAATGGTTTTCCAGCAATTGCAATACATGGTGACAAAGTGCAAATG gaGAGAGAACGGGCTTTGAAATCATTCAAAAGTGGTTATACTCCCATTTTAGTGGCAACAGATGTTGCTTCACGAGGTTTGGACGTTCCACATGTTGCCCATGTCATCAATTTTGACTTGCCAAAAGATATAGATGACTATGTCCATAGGATAGGGAGAACAGGTCGTGCTGGTAAATCTGGTCTTGCAACTGCCTTTTTTAGTGACCAGAACATGCCTCTTGCAAAGGCACTTGTTGAACTCCTGCAAGAAGCAAATCAGGAAGTTCCTCTTTGGCTTAATGATTATGCTAAGAGGGCATCAAATATTGTTGGTGGTGGTCGGGCCCGACGGTTTGGGGGCAGCAAGTTTGGTGGATATGACTTTCGTAGAGATGCCCAATATGAGATTGAGAATGATCCCTATTCAAGCACTTATGGCAGTTTTGATGGTACTACTTCCTCTTATGATCTTTCTCATACTAATTCCTATGCTGCTACTGGTGTTGACTCTTACTCTACTGGTTCATATGGGCATGAATTTAGTCATGAAACTGTTGAAGCCAGTGGTTGGGACTAG
- the LOC126707366 gene encoding soyasapogenol B glucuronide galactosyltransferase-like encodes MENELKVIFLPFSLAPGHLIPMVDTARLFAMHGVNVTIITTPANALLFQKAIDRDANSGHQIKTHVLQFPSDQVGVPQGIENFNTVTSLNMTSKLFHGLSLLQPQIEQLFQDMQPDCIVSDMFYPWTVDSAAKLGIPRLLLYVTCYFSLCAQNCVQQYKPHESVNSDTDLFLLPGLPNKIEMTRLQLPEWLRTPNGYTQLMDKIKESERRSYGSILANSFYELEGAYEELHKNSMGIRTWSVGPVSLWVNKDVADKVERGNKAAIEEHELLNWLNAKERNSVLYICFGSSSKFPTAQLIEMAHGLEASGHQFIWVVRQKDGDQGEGWLGDFEKRMKESNRGLIIRGWAPQILILEHPAIGGQVTHCGSNSLLEGVTAGLPMIAWPLYAEQFYLEKLVTEVLKIGVAVGKKEWSIWAEETKEVVKRDDIEKAVKFLMGSGEEAAEMRNRAKELGNAARKAVESSGSSQSNFMSLISGLKSLKCARN; translated from the coding sequence ATGGAGAATGAACTAAAAGTCATTTTCCTTCCATTCTCTTTGGCCCCAGGCCACCTGATTCCCATGGTAGACACTGCCAGGCTATTTGCCATGCATGGTGTTAACGTTACTATCATTACCACCCCAGCCAATGCCCTTCTCTTCCAAAAAGCCATTGACCGCGATGCTAATTCTGGTcaccaaatcaaaacccatgtCCTTCAATTCCCTTCTGATCAAGTTGGCGTACCTCAAGGCATAGAAAACTTCAACACTGTGACTTCCCTTAACATGACCTCTAAACTCTTTCACGGACTATCACTGCTCCAACCACAAATCGAGCAACTATTTCAGGATATGCAACCGGACTGCATTGTCTCTGACATGTTCTATCCCTGGACCGTGGATTCTGCAGCAAAACTCGGTATCCCAAGGCTTTTATTATatgttacatgctatttttcATTATGTGCCCAGAATTGTGTCCAACAGTATAAACCTCATGAGAGTGTTAATTCTGATACCGACCTATTTTTACTTCCCGGTTTGCCAAACAAGATTGAGATGACAAGGTTGCAACTTCCAGAATGGCTTAGAACCCCAAATGGATACACTCAATTGATGGATAAAATCAAAGAGTCAGAGCGACGAAGCTATGGATCAATATTAGCGAATAGCTTTTATGAGCTCGAGGGTGCTTATGAGGAGCTTCATAAGAATAGCATGGGCATAAGGACATGGAGTGTAGGACCGGTTTCTTTGTGGGTGAACAAAGATGTAGCAGACAAGGTAGAGAGAGGTAACAAGGCGGCTATTGAAGAACATGAATTGCTGAATTGGCTCAATGCCAAAGAACGCAACTCtgttctttatatatgttttgggAGCTCGAGCAAGTTCCCAACAGCTCAGCTTATTGAAATGGCTCATGGTCTTGAAGCTTCTGGTCACCAATTCATCTGGGTAGTTCGGCAGAAGGACGGGGATCAAGGTGAAGGTTGGCTTGGGGACTTTGAGAAGAGAATGAAAGAAAGCAATAGGGGTTTGATAATAAGAGGTTGGGCACCACAAATACTGATTTTGGAACACCCAGCTATTGGTGGACAAGTGACTCATTGTGGCTCAAATTCATTGCTAGAAGGTGTGACTGCTGGCTTGCCAATGATCGCATGGCCCCTATATGCGGAGCAATTTTACCTTGAGAAATTGGTTACAGAGGTACTGAAAATTGGAGTGGCTGTGGGTAAGAAAGAATGGAGTATATGGGCTGAAGAGACCAAGGAGGTAGTGAAGAGGGACGATATAGAGAAGGCAGTGAAGTTTTTGATGGGAAGTGGAGAAGAAGCTGCAGAGATGAGGAACCGAGCAAAGGAGCTTGGAAATGCAGCTAGAAAGGCTGTAGAGAGTAGCGGATCATCTCAGTCCAACTTCATGAGCTTGATCAGTGGGctaaaatcattaaaatgtgCAAGGAATTGA
- the LOC126704340 gene encoding hsp70-Hsp90 organizing protein 3-like codes for MAKEAKAKGNEVFSAGDFPTAIRHFSEAINLPPTNHVLYSNRSAAYVSINKYSEALTDAKKTVELKPNWSKGYRRLDAAHLDLAHYDDAVSAYKKVSNTTLTTRLSNPA; via the coding sequence ATGGCTAaagaagccaaagccaaaggcaaTGAGGTGTTCTCCGCCGGCGACTTCCCCACCGCCATACGCCACTTCTCCGAAGCAATCAATCTCCCTCCGACCAACCACGTCCTCTATTCTAACCGATCCGCCGCCTACGTTTCTATCAACAAGTACTCCGAGGCCTTGACCGATGCTAAGAAGACCGTAGAGCTCAAACCAAACTGGTCCAAGGGTTATAGAAGACTCGATGCGGCTCATCTCGACTTGGCTCACTACGACGACGCCGTTTCAGCTTACAAGAAAGTCTCGAATACGACCCTAACAACGAGGCTCTCAAATCCGGCTTAG